Proteins from a genomic interval of Aquipuribacter sp. SD81:
- a CDS encoding NAD kinase has translation MSRPGAAPERVLVIAHTGRERTLQAVVAVVSALARAGVDVVVGEEQAPMLDAAMRSADVAGGFRAVPTDADGAPEAHVLDSVDLVLVLGGDGTILRAAEIVRGSRAALLGVNLGHVGFLAESELEGLTDTVARLLAGDYDVEERMTIDVRVLDNGDCDENGTGRLVAATWALNEVAVEKASRQRMLEIVLEVDGRPLTRFGCDGIVTATPTGSTAYAFSAGGPVVWPEVEAMLVVPLSAHALFARPLVVGTSSVVAVETVPALGGPGVLWADGRRSVDLPELARVEVRRGEAPVRLARLSATGFTERLVQRFRLPVTGWRGPRGGL, from the coding sequence GTGAGCCGCCCGGGCGCCGCACCCGAGCGCGTCCTCGTCATCGCCCACACCGGGCGCGAGCGGACGCTCCAGGCCGTCGTCGCGGTGGTCTCCGCGCTCGCCAGGGCCGGCGTCGACGTCGTCGTCGGGGAGGAGCAGGCGCCGATGCTCGACGCGGCGATGCGCTCCGCCGACGTCGCCGGCGGCTTCCGGGCCGTGCCGACCGACGCCGACGGGGCGCCCGAGGCGCACGTCCTCGACAGCGTCGACCTGGTCCTCGTGCTGGGCGGGGACGGCACCATCCTCCGCGCCGCGGAGATCGTGCGCGGCAGCCGCGCGGCGCTGCTCGGGGTCAACCTCGGTCACGTCGGCTTCCTCGCCGAGAGCGAGCTGGAGGGGCTCACCGACACCGTCGCGCGCCTGCTCGCCGGCGACTACGACGTCGAGGAGCGGATGACGATCGACGTCCGCGTCCTCGACAACGGCGACTGCGACGAGAACGGGACCGGCCGCCTGGTGGCCGCCACGTGGGCGCTCAACGAGGTCGCGGTGGAGAAGGCGAGCCGCCAGCGGATGCTCGAGATCGTCCTGGAGGTGGACGGCCGGCCGCTCACGCGGTTCGGCTGCGACGGGATCGTGACCGCGACCCCCACCGGGTCGACGGCCTACGCGTTCTCCGCCGGCGGCCCGGTCGTGTGGCCGGAGGTGGAGGCGATGCTCGTCGTACCGCTCAGCGCGCACGCGCTCTTCGCCCGCCCGCTCGTGGTGGGCACGAGCAGCGTCGTCGCCGTGGAGACCGTGCCCGCGCTCGGCGGGCCCGGGGTGCTGTGGGCCGACGGGCGACGCTCGGTCGACCTGCCGGAGCTGGCGCGCGTGGAGGTGCGGCGCGGCGAGGCGCCGGTGCGCCTGGCCCGGCTGTCGGCGACCGGCTTCACCGAGCGGCTCGTGCAGCGCTTCCGGCTGCCCGTGACGGGGTGGCGCGGACCGAGGGGCGGGCTGTGA
- the steA gene encoding putative cytokinetic ring protein SteA, translated as MLRAPRRRTGGADAGVVGTARVLHGGVPTARLRPGDVAVVDVRGLDGRTAAALAARRPAAVLNASPSCSRTWPNPGPRVLLEAGVPLVDDLGPDLLAVVVDGVRVRVHDGRVELAGRRRGGTALSGTAHDEASLEAAAEHGRAGTLASLEAFAASTAHLLTAQGDLLLDGAGVPHLPVDLAGRPVVVVTRGYGWAEDLRLLRRFLHERRPVLVGVEDGADALLARGMRPHLVVTAGWGASETALLCGAHVVVHTPAADDLEGDGEPDATGAPDDGRSRAAEVWSRSRAAGVRASAFASGLSGEDTALVLAHAHGALPVVTVGSHTTLGEFLDRDRAGMASSFLTRLRTAPVVVDAPAAAALHQPRVSWAMAVTLLLAAVLVLGCALAATPWGQDQLAALSGLAGAPLGADRSGAGP; from the coding sequence ATGCTGCGAGCACCTCGCAGACGCACCGGGGGCGCCGACGCCGGGGTGGTGGGGACCGCCCGGGTGCTGCACGGTGGCGTGCCCACGGCCCGGCTGCGCCCGGGCGACGTCGCCGTCGTCGACGTCCGCGGCCTGGACGGGCGGACCGCCGCCGCGCTGGCCGCCCGCCGCCCCGCCGCCGTCCTCAACGCCTCGCCCAGCTGCTCGCGGACGTGGCCCAACCCCGGCCCCCGGGTCCTGCTCGAGGCGGGCGTGCCGCTCGTCGACGACCTCGGTCCCGACCTGCTCGCGGTCGTCGTCGACGGCGTCCGCGTGCGGGTGCACGACGGCCGCGTCGAGCTGGCCGGCCGCCGCCGGGGCGGCACGGCGCTGTCCGGCACGGCGCACGACGAGGCGAGCCTCGAGGCGGCGGCAGAGCACGGCCGCGCCGGCACGCTCGCGAGCCTCGAAGCCTTCGCCGCCAGCACCGCCCACCTCCTCACCGCCCAGGGCGACCTCCTGCTCGACGGCGCCGGGGTGCCCCACCTGCCCGTCGACCTCGCGGGGCGCCCGGTCGTCGTGGTCACACGCGGCTACGGGTGGGCGGAGGACCTCCGGCTGCTGCGGCGCTTCCTGCACGAGCGCCGACCCGTGCTCGTCGGCGTCGAGGACGGTGCCGACGCCCTGCTCGCCCGGGGCATGCGCCCGCACCTCGTCGTGACGGCCGGCTGGGGCGCCTCGGAGACGGCGCTGCTGTGCGGGGCGCACGTGGTCGTGCACACCCCGGCCGCGGACGACCTCGAGGGCGACGGCGAGCCCGACGCGACCGGCGCGCCCGACGACGGGCGGTCACGCGCCGCCGAGGTGTGGTCGCGGAGCCGCGCCGCGGGGGTCCGGGCGAGCGCCTTCGCCAGCGGCCTCAGCGGCGAGGACACAGCGCTCGTGCTCGCGCACGCCCACGGCGCGCTGCCCGTGGTCACCGTCGGCTCCCACACCACGCTCGGGGAGTTCCTCGACCGCGACCGGGCGGGCATGGCGAGCTCGTTCCTCACCAGGCTGCGCACCGCGCCCGTCGTCGTCGACGCCCCGGCCGCCGCGGCCCTGCACCAGCCGAGGGTGTCGTGGGCGATGGCGGTGACGCTGCTGCTCGCGGCGGTGCTCGTCCTCGGCTGCGCCCTGGCGGCCACCCCGTGGGGGCAGGACCAGCTCGCCGCGCTGTCCGGCCTCGCCGGGGCCCCGCTCGGCGCCGACCGGAGCGGGGCCGGCCCGTGA
- a CDS encoding TlyA family RNA methyltransferase, protein MRRRLDAELVRRGLARSREHAAQLVGAGRVTVGGQTAAKPATQVDAAAPVVVVDAEPADSWVGRGAGKLDGALDALAAQGLAPEVRGRVCLDAGASTGGFTQVLLSRGAACVHAVDVGYGQLAWPLRTDERVRVHERTNVRDLTTGSLDPVPDLVVADLSFISLRLVLPALLAASAPATDLLLMVKPQFEVGRDRVGSGGVVRDPSLREDAVVQVLEHAAGLGVEALTVTASPLPGPSGNVEYFVLLRRGPGSVGGHGEHKEHPEDTEDEDTAEGTSDLTAGQRLRAMARAAVAAGPAGASAPGAER, encoded by the coding sequence GTGAGACGTCGTCTCGACGCCGAGCTCGTCCGGCGCGGTCTGGCCCGCAGCCGGGAGCACGCGGCGCAGCTGGTGGGGGCCGGGCGCGTGACCGTCGGCGGGCAGACGGCCGCGAAGCCGGCGACGCAGGTCGACGCCGCCGCCCCCGTCGTGGTCGTCGACGCCGAGCCCGCCGACTCCTGGGTGGGCCGCGGCGCGGGCAAGCTCGACGGTGCCCTCGACGCGCTCGCCGCGCAGGGCCTCGCGCCCGAGGTGCGTGGGCGGGTGTGCCTGGACGCCGGCGCGAGCACCGGTGGCTTCACCCAGGTCCTGCTCAGCCGGGGCGCCGCCTGCGTCCACGCCGTCGACGTCGGCTACGGGCAGCTTGCCTGGCCGCTGCGGACCGACGAGCGGGTGCGGGTGCACGAGCGGACGAACGTGCGCGACCTCACGACCGGCTCCCTCGACCCGGTGCCGGACCTGGTGGTGGCGGACCTGTCGTTCATCTCGCTCCGCCTCGTGCTGCCGGCCCTGCTGGCGGCCTCGGCCCCGGCCACCGACCTGCTGCTCATGGTCAAGCCGCAGTTCGAGGTCGGTCGCGACCGGGTGGGCTCCGGCGGGGTCGTGCGCGACCCGTCCTTGCGCGAGGACGCCGTCGTCCAGGTGCTCGAGCACGCCGCCGGGCTGGGCGTCGAGGCCCTCACGGTCACGGCGAGCCCGCTGCCGGGCCCGTCGGGCAACGTGGAGTACTTCGTCCTGCTCCGCCGCGGTCCAGGCTCGGTCGGGGGGCACGGGGAGCACAAGGAGCACCCGGAGGACACGGAGGACGAGGACACGGCGGAGGGCACCTCGGACCTGACCGCGGGGCAGCGGCTGCGGGCGATGGCGCGCGCCGCGGTCGCCGCGGGACCCGCCGGCGCGTCCGCGCCCGGGGCCGAGCGGTGA
- the recN gene encoding DNA repair protein RecN — translation MIEELRIRDLGVIADATLPLAPGLTVLTGETGAGKTMVVTALGLLLGARSEPALVRSGARAAEVEGLLRVEGAGGASGRAAAVALEAGAEPEDGALLLVRSVPADGRARAWVGGRGVPVSVLGAVTGEQVTVHGQSDQLRLRSAAHQRSLLDGYAGPNHGRLLGAYRESHAALRAAEQQLAQVVADARERAQEAETLRLRLAEHDRVAPEAGEEDALREEWARLAHAEELRAAATTAVQAVAGDDDGSTPGAQGLLAEARAALDAVRHHDPGAAGLAERVAELTYLASDLGTDLADYASGVDAEPGRLAEVEVRRNDLAPLLRAHGDLATAVAWAREARRRLDDLDDEGLPQRLREQVDALRDARDARAAELHASRRAAAERLAAAVTEELALLALARARLVVEVAPAEPGPDGADEVAFLLAGHSGAEPRPLARAASGGELSRVMLALEVVTAAGDGPGTFVFDEVDAGVGGEAAVEIGRRLAALAAGGRQVVVVTHLPQVAAFADTHLVVRKDDDGRAATVSRVQVVADDERVREVARMLAGMSSSSTALAHAAELLGTAAELRASPRAWTA, via the coding sequence GTGATCGAGGAGCTGCGCATCCGCGACCTCGGCGTCATCGCCGACGCGACGCTCCCGCTCGCGCCGGGGCTCACGGTCCTGACGGGCGAGACCGGCGCCGGCAAGACGATGGTCGTCACCGCGCTGGGGCTGCTCCTCGGCGCGCGCTCGGAGCCCGCCCTCGTCCGCTCCGGGGCCCGAGCGGCGGAGGTCGAGGGCCTCCTGCGGGTGGAGGGGGCGGGAGGCGCGAGCGGGCGTGCGGCCGCCGTCGCGCTCGAGGCCGGGGCGGAGCCGGAGGACGGCGCGCTCCTGCTCGTCCGCTCCGTACCGGCCGACGGCAGGGCGCGGGCCTGGGTGGGCGGGCGCGGCGTGCCGGTCTCGGTCCTCGGCGCCGTCACCGGGGAGCAGGTCACGGTGCACGGCCAGTCCGACCAGCTGCGGCTGCGGTCCGCCGCGCACCAGCGCTCGCTCCTGGACGGCTACGCCGGGCCCAACCACGGCCGGCTGCTCGGGGCCTACCGCGAGTCGCACGCGGCCCTGCGCGCCGCCGAGCAGCAGCTCGCGCAGGTCGTCGCCGACGCGCGCGAGCGCGCGCAGGAGGCCGAGACGCTCCGGCTCCGCCTCGCCGAGCACGACCGCGTCGCACCCGAGGCCGGCGAGGAGGACGCGCTGCGCGAGGAGTGGGCGCGGCTCGCCCACGCCGAGGAGCTCCGCGCCGCCGCGACCACCGCCGTGCAGGCCGTCGCCGGGGACGACGACGGCAGCACCCCCGGCGCGCAGGGGCTGCTCGCGGAGGCGCGCGCCGCCCTCGACGCGGTCCGCCACCACGACCCGGGGGCCGCGGGGCTCGCCGAGCGGGTCGCGGAGCTCACGTACCTCGCGAGCGACCTCGGCACCGACCTCGCCGACTACGCCAGCGGCGTCGACGCCGAACCGGGCCGTCTCGCCGAGGTGGAGGTCCGCCGCAACGACCTCGCGCCGCTGCTGCGGGCGCACGGCGACCTCGCCACCGCCGTCGCGTGGGCCCGTGAGGCACGCCGGCGGCTCGACGACCTCGACGACGAGGGGCTGCCGCAGCGGCTGCGCGAGCAGGTCGACGCGCTGCGCGACGCGCGCGACGCCCGCGCCGCCGAGCTGCACGCGTCGCGCCGGGCGGCCGCGGAGCGGCTCGCGGCCGCCGTCACCGAGGAGCTCGCGCTGCTCGCACTGGCGCGGGCGAGGCTCGTGGTGGAGGTCGCCCCTGCCGAGCCGGGTCCCGACGGCGCCGACGAGGTCGCGTTCCTGCTCGCCGGCCACTCCGGCGCCGAGCCGCGCCCGCTGGCACGGGCCGCCTCCGGCGGCGAGCTGTCCCGCGTCATGCTCGCGCTCGAGGTCGTCACCGCGGCCGGTGACGGCCCGGGGACCTTCGTCTTCGACGAGGTCGACGCGGGTGTGGGCGGCGAGGCGGCGGTCGAGATCGGCCGGCGGCTCGCGGCCCTCGCGGCCGGGGGCCGGCAGGTCGTCGTCGTCACCCACCTGCCGCAGGTGGCCGCCTTCGCCGACACGCACCTCGTCGTGCGAAAGGACGACGACGGCCGGGCCGCGACGGTGTCGCGCGTGCAGGTCGTCGCCGACGACGAGCGCGTGCGCGAGGTGGCGCGGATGCTCGCGGGGATGTCGTCCTCCAGCACGGCGCTCGCGCACGCCGCGGAGCTGCTCGGCACGGCGGCGGAGCTGCGGGCCTCACCGCGCGCCTGGACCGCCTGA
- a CDS encoding CTP synthase, protein MTQQVFVTGGVASSLGKGLTASSLGRLLRARGLRVVMQKLDPYLNVDPGTMNPFQHGEVFVTEDGAETDLDIGHYERFLDADLDASSNVTTGQVYSTVIAKERRGEYLGDTVQVIPHITDEIKARMRAQAGPGTDVIITEVGGTVGDIESLPFLEAARQVRQDVGRDNVFFVHVSLVPFIGPSGEQKTKPTQHSVAALRSIGIQPDAIVCRADREVPDGVKRKIANSCDVDVEAVVAAVDAPSIYDIPKVLHAEGLDAYVVRRLGLSFRDVDWTQWDDLLRRVHHPADRVEVALVGKYTDLPDAYLSVTEALRAGGFANDARVDLRWVPSDECRTAEGARRALDGVDAVCVPGGFGVRGIEGKLGALRWSREHGVPTLGLCLGMQSMVIEFARSALGLADASSSEFDPTTTHPVIATMAEQADIVAGTGDLGGTMRLGSYEAHLQEGSVVAGVYGGATCTERHRHRYEVNNAYRERLGAAGLRFSGTSPDGRLVEFVELPADVHPFYVGTQAHPEFKSRPTRAHPLFAGLVAAALRRQAEERLDLDAPPGEDGRAVPVAAGGGARTGA, encoded by the coding sequence GTGACCCAGCAGGTGTTCGTCACGGGAGGCGTCGCCTCCTCCCTCGGCAAGGGCCTCACCGCCTCCAGCCTCGGTCGGCTGCTCCGGGCCCGCGGCCTGCGGGTCGTCATGCAGAAGCTCGACCCCTACCTCAACGTCGACCCCGGCACCATGAACCCGTTCCAGCACGGGGAGGTGTTCGTCACCGAGGACGGCGCCGAGACCGACCTCGACATCGGTCACTACGAGCGCTTCCTCGACGCCGACCTCGACGCCTCGTCCAACGTGACGACCGGGCAGGTGTACTCGACGGTCATCGCGAAGGAGCGGCGCGGAGAGTACCTCGGCGACACCGTGCAGGTAATCCCGCACATCACCGACGAGATCAAGGCGCGCATGCGCGCGCAGGCCGGCCCCGGCACCGACGTCATCATCACCGAGGTGGGCGGAACCGTCGGCGACATCGAGTCGCTGCCGTTCCTGGAGGCGGCGCGCCAGGTGCGCCAGGACGTCGGGCGCGACAACGTCTTCTTCGTCCACGTGTCGCTCGTGCCGTTCATCGGCCCGTCCGGTGAGCAGAAGACGAAGCCGACCCAGCACTCCGTCGCCGCGCTGCGCAGCATCGGCATCCAGCCGGACGCCATCGTGTGCCGCGCGGACCGCGAGGTGCCGGACGGGGTCAAGCGCAAGATCGCCAACTCGTGCGACGTCGACGTGGAGGCGGTGGTCGCGGCCGTCGACGCGCCGAGCATCTACGACATCCCGAAGGTGCTGCACGCCGAGGGCCTCGACGCCTACGTCGTGCGCCGGCTCGGGCTGTCCTTCCGCGACGTCGACTGGACGCAGTGGGACGACCTGCTGCGGCGCGTGCACCACCCCGCCGACCGGGTCGAGGTCGCGCTCGTCGGCAAGTACACCGACCTGCCCGACGCCTACCTGTCGGTGACGGAGGCGCTGCGGGCCGGCGGGTTCGCCAACGACGCGCGCGTCGACCTGCGCTGGGTGCCGAGCGACGAGTGCCGGACCGCCGAGGGCGCGCGCCGGGCGCTCGACGGCGTCGACGCGGTGTGCGTGCCCGGGGGCTTCGGGGTCCGCGGCATCGAGGGCAAGCTCGGTGCCCTGCGCTGGTCGCGCGAGCACGGCGTGCCCACGCTGGGGCTGTGCCTCGGCATGCAGAGCATGGTCATCGAGTTCGCCCGCTCCGCCCTCGGGCTCGCCGACGCCAGCAGCTCGGAGTTCGACCCGACGACCACCCACCCCGTCATCGCGACGATGGCCGAGCAGGCCGACATCGTCGCGGGCACCGGCGACCTCGGCGGCACCATGCGGCTCGGCTCCTACGAGGCGCACCTGCAGGAGGGCTCGGTGGTGGCGGGCGTCTACGGCGGAGCCACGTGCACCGAGCGGCACCGGCACCGCTACGAGGTGAACAACGCCTACCGCGAGCGGCTGGGCGCCGCCGGCCTGCGGTTCTCCGGCACCAGCCCGGACGGGCGCCTCGTGGAGTTCGTCGAGCTCCCCGCCGACGTCCACCCGTTCTACGTCGGCACCCAGGCGCACCCGGAGTTCAAGTCCCGGCCCACCCGGGCGCACCCGCTGTTCGCCGGTCTCGTGGCGGCGGCGCTGCGACGGCAGGCCGAGGAGCGCCTCGACCTCGACGCCCCGCCGGGCGAGGACGGCCGGGCCGTGCCGGTCGCCGCCGGCGGCGGCGCGCGGACGGGGGCCTGA
- a CDS encoding copper transporter: MIDLRHHVVSLVAVLVALAVGVTLGAGPLREPVEAVASSADLQERAETATAERDRARTAVAALDRAAATLAARAAAGSLEDSRVLVVALPGAPASQVARLSETVGAAGGEVTATLRLGQAWVDPARAPLLSSVAAQVEPLVADGVAPADPVLLGAGLATALLAPPAGEEAPSSGTVGTVLGLLTGGELGALEVHDGEAAPEPADAVLLLAGPVDDLAAAGTWVDVVTGLAARGPVVVAEDVVPVAATGVQPPPEAASVVVQLRRRAAEDPAGPLGHVSSVDTLGAEVGRWSAVLAVAGAGEGRHGGYGLLDSADGPVPATG; encoded by the coding sequence GTGATCGACCTGCGGCACCACGTCGTCTCGCTCGTGGCGGTGCTCGTCGCCCTCGCGGTCGGCGTCACTCTGGGCGCGGGCCCCCTGCGGGAGCCGGTCGAGGCGGTCGCGTCCAGCGCCGACCTGCAGGAGCGCGCCGAGACGGCGACCGCGGAGCGCGACCGCGCCCGCACGGCCGTCGCGGCGCTCGACCGGGCCGCCGCCACCCTCGCCGCCCGGGCGGCGGCCGGCTCGCTGGAGGACTCGCGCGTGCTCGTCGTCGCCCTGCCCGGCGCACCCGCCTCGCAGGTGGCGCGCCTGTCGGAGACCGTCGGCGCCGCGGGCGGGGAGGTCACGGCGACCCTCCGGCTCGGGCAGGCCTGGGTGGACCCGGCCAGGGCCCCGCTGCTGTCCTCGGTCGCCGCCCAGGTCGAGCCGCTCGTCGCCGACGGCGTCGCGCCGGCCGACCCCGTCCTGCTCGGGGCCGGCCTCGCCACGGCGCTCCTCGCGCCGCCCGCCGGCGAGGAGGCCCCGAGCTCCGGCACCGTCGGCACCGTCCTCGGCCTGCTGACGGGCGGTGAGCTGGGGGCGCTGGAGGTCCACGACGGCGAGGCCGCGCCGGAGCCGGCGGACGCGGTGCTGCTCCTCGCGGGCCCCGTCGACGACCTCGCCGCGGCCGGCACGTGGGTCGACGTCGTGACAGGTCTCGCGGCGCGTGGGCCGGTCGTCGTGGCCGAGGACGTCGTCCCGGTGGCCGCCACGGGCGTGCAGCCGCCGCCGGAGGCGGCGAGCGTCGTCGTGCAGCTTCGGCGCCGTGCCGCGGAGGACCCCGCGGGCCCGCTCGGGCACGTGAGCAGCGTCGACACGCTCGGCGCGGAGGTGGGGCGCTGGTCGGCCGTGCTGGCGGTGGCCGGTGCGGGCGAGGGCAGGCATGGTGGTTACGGTCTGCTCGACTCCGCCGACGGACCCGTGCCCGCCACCGGGTAG
- a CDS encoding HAD-IIA family hydrolase: MSALEGTVLARYDGLLLDLDGVVYEDERPVAGAVAAIEAVRAAGVPVRFVTNNASRTPEQVAERLRRIGVPAVATEVLGSAQAAARLLAGRPDVPAGGTVGVVGGDGLLVALRGAGFDPVPVTALERAPDAVVQGFSPTLTWADLAAGTRWVREGVPWVASNLDTTYPSATGIAPGNGLMVHAVAVAAGRRPDAVAGKPQPHLFRSAAEDAASSRPLVVGDRLDTDVAGAVAAGQAGALVLTGVHGLEDAVRAADAQRPGLVLVDLGELVDPAATERVDARSAVLVEAGDAATADDADPGTDAAEARVRDALQRLEELVR, encoded by the coding sequence GTGAGCGCGCTGGAGGGGACGGTCCTCGCGCGCTACGACGGGCTCCTGCTCGACCTGGACGGCGTCGTGTACGAGGACGAGCGGCCCGTGGCCGGCGCCGTCGCGGCCATCGAGGCGGTGCGGGCGGCCGGGGTGCCGGTGCGGTTCGTCACGAACAACGCCTCGCGCACGCCGGAGCAGGTCGCCGAGCGGCTGCGCCGGATCGGCGTGCCCGCGGTGGCCACCGAGGTGCTCGGCTCGGCGCAGGCGGCCGCCCGCCTGCTCGCCGGCCGCCCCGACGTCCCCGCCGGTGGGACGGTCGGCGTGGTCGGTGGTGACGGCCTGCTCGTCGCGCTGCGCGGTGCCGGGTTCGACCCGGTGCCGGTGACCGCGCTCGAGCGGGCGCCCGACGCCGTCGTCCAGGGCTTCTCGCCCACGCTCACGTGGGCGGACCTCGCCGCCGGCACCCGCTGGGTGCGCGAGGGCGTGCCGTGGGTCGCCTCCAACCTCGACACGACGTACCCGTCCGCGACGGGCATCGCGCCGGGCAACGGGCTCATGGTGCACGCGGTCGCCGTCGCGGCCGGACGGCGGCCGGACGCCGTGGCCGGGAAGCCGCAGCCGCACCTGTTCCGCAGCGCGGCCGAGGACGCCGCGTCCTCGCGACCGCTCGTCGTGGGGGACCGGCTCGACACCGACGTCGCCGGCGCCGTCGCGGCCGGACAGGCGGGCGCGCTGGTCCTCACCGGCGTGCACGGTCTGGAGGACGCCGTCCGGGCGGCCGACGCGCAGCGTCCCGGCCTCGTCCTCGTCGACCTCGGCGAGCTCGTCGACCCCGCCGCCACCGAGCGGGTCGACGCCCGCAGCGCCGTGCTGGTGGAGGCCGGCGACGCCGCTACGGCGGACGACGCCGACCCGGGCACGGACGCCGCCGAGGCACGGGTCCGGGACGCGCTGCAGCGGCTCGAGGAGCTCGTGCGCTGA
- a CDS encoding NUDIX hydrolase, with protein sequence MPEDRYAAREVVRRERLHDGMKWDVVRDTFRFDGDDVRREYLLHPGAVSVLAMDEQERVLLLRQYRHPVRHELWELPAGLLDEVDEPPVEAARRELWEEVDLRADRLDTLVDFLNSPGGSDEAQRVFLARGVHEVPEDERYSRTAEEAGIVTAWFPLDDVIADVLAGRLQNPGLAVAVLAADAARRTGWASLRPVDAPWPMHPRWRPEPRTDGPADGPAPRAAGHTGEQARAST encoded by the coding sequence GTGCCCGAGGACCGGTACGCCGCGCGCGAGGTCGTGCGCCGCGAGCGGCTGCACGACGGGATGAAGTGGGACGTCGTGCGGGACACGTTCCGCTTCGACGGCGACGACGTGCGGCGGGAGTACCTCCTGCACCCCGGGGCGGTGTCGGTCCTCGCGATGGACGAGCAGGAGCGGGTGCTCCTGCTCCGGCAGTACCGCCACCCCGTCCGCCACGAGCTGTGGGAGCTGCCGGCCGGCCTCCTCGACGAGGTCGACGAGCCGCCGGTGGAGGCCGCCCGCCGCGAGCTGTGGGAGGAGGTCGACCTGCGCGCCGACCGGCTCGACACCCTCGTGGACTTCCTCAACAGCCCCGGCGGGTCCGACGAGGCGCAGCGGGTGTTCCTCGCCCGCGGGGTCCACGAGGTGCCCGAGGACGAGCGCTACTCGCGCACCGCGGAGGAGGCCGGCATCGTCACGGCCTGGTTCCCGCTCGACGACGTGATCGCCGACGTGCTGGCGGGGCGGCTGCAGAACCCCGGCCTCGCCGTCGCCGTGCTCGCCGCCGACGCCGCCCGTCGCACCGGCTGGGCGAGCCTGCGTCCCGTCGACGCGCCGTGGCCGATGCACCCGCGCTGGCGGCCCGAGCCGCGCACCGACGGCCCCGCCGACGGTCCGGCGCCGCGGGCGGCCGGGCACACGGGCGAGCAGGCGCGGGCCAGCACCTAG
- a CDS encoding glycosyltransferase family 4 protein: protein MGRDLAATSDTAPTAPSADGSALAGRGTRVALVLSTPTKTVRSHVRGLVVRLVAAGVDVRLVGPRSVLATFSDVLDVRTRATVLPLGDDTRPLHDLAAAGVLRAAVRQHDVEVVHAHGFRAAAVSALVLRLLRHRPALVTTWHGLPFPLTGRPLTVRSGARLVARSSDVTLAASEDLRELAVRLGAEDVRTSPVAAPRVPAPREPRALLRARLAGDLGLRPEVPWVLAVGRIVPEKDHGTLLAAAARWRGLHPAPEVLLVGVGAAPVVARLRRQIAEERLPVRLLGARDDVADLMHAADVFVLTSRWEAPALAVQESMQAGLPVVATAVGGVPDVLGDAGVLVAAGDREAVAVEVARLLADPERAEGLAAAALARARSLPDEDEVAAAVLAAYADALRRRPRRAWHAR, encoded by the coding sequence GTGGGACGCGACCTCGCGGCCACTTCGGACACCGCTCCCACGGCGCCCAGCGCCGACGGGTCGGCGCTCGCCGGTCGCGGGACGCGGGTCGCGCTCGTGCTGTCGACGCCCACGAAGACGGTCCGCTCGCACGTGCGCGGTCTCGTGGTGCGGCTCGTGGCCGCCGGGGTCGACGTGCGTCTCGTGGGGCCGCGCTCGGTGCTCGCCACCTTCTCCGACGTGCTCGACGTCCGGACGCGGGCGACGGTGCTGCCGCTCGGGGACGACACCCGTCCGCTGCACGACCTCGCCGCCGCCGGCGTGCTCCGCGCCGCGGTGCGGCAGCACGACGTGGAGGTCGTGCACGCGCACGGCTTCCGCGCCGCCGCCGTCTCGGCCCTCGTGCTGCGCCTCCTGCGGCACCGGCCCGCGCTCGTCACGACGTGGCACGGGCTGCCCTTCCCGCTCACCGGCCGCCCGCTGACGGTCCGCTCGGGGGCCCGCCTGGTGGCCCGCTCCAGCGACGTCACGCTCGCGGCGAGCGAGGACCTGCGGGAGCTGGCCGTGCGGCTCGGCGCGGAGGACGTACGGACGTCACCGGTGGCGGCGCCGCGCGTGCCCGCGCCGCGGGAGCCGCGCGCGCTCCTGCGGGCCCGCCTGGCCGGCGACCTCGGCCTGCGCCCCGAGGTGCCGTGGGTCCTCGCGGTGGGGCGCATCGTGCCGGAGAAGGACCACGGGACCCTGCTCGCCGCGGCCGCCCGCTGGCGCGGGCTGCACCCCGCGCCCGAGGTGCTGCTGGTCGGGGTCGGCGCGGCGCCGGTCGTCGCGCGGCTCCGGCGCCAGATCGCCGAGGAGCGCCTGCCGGTGCGGCTGCTGGGCGCCCGCGACGACGTCGCGGACCTCATGCACGCCGCCGACGTGTTCGTCCTCACGTCGCGGTGGGAGGCGCCCGCCCTGGCGGTGCAGGAGTCGATGCAGGCGGGCCTGCCGGTGGTCGCGACGGCCGTGGGCGGCGTGCCCGACGTGCTGGGCGACGCGGGCGTCCTCGTCGCCGCCGGGGACCGTGAGGCCGTCGCGGTCGAGGTCGCGCGGCTGCTCGCCGACCCCGAGCGGGCCGAGGGGCTCGCGGCGGCGGCCCTGGCGCGGGCCCGGTCGCTGCCCGACGAGGACGAGGTCGCCGCGGCGGTGCTCGCCGCCTACGCCGACGCCCTGCGGAGACGTCCACGACGGGCGTGGCACGCGCGCTGA